In one Vicinamibacterales bacterium genomic region, the following are encoded:
- a CDS encoding TonB-dependent receptor has translation MRGVRLGLAVALVLAAATSLSAQQGTSQIAGKVTDEQGAVLPGVTLVVTNEETGVFREVSTGASGAFFVSQIVPGRYKLRATLEGFAPFDRTGLLVQVGNTVTVDLTLKVGSLSETVEVTGASPLVDTSSTSVGGNIGTAELSTLPAINRNYFSAVALLPGVQFTPSNQMGNDTIIAGGQTSQNTNVSVDGGYNADDALGTSSGAQVRTPLEAIQEFQVVTGMYDAEFGRASGAVVNAVTKVGTNEFRGVLFGYSAFNQLTSRDFFVKQNDLPKPTVTKREWGGVVGGPIVKNKMHFFLSLERQVDNPNRSRVFSSRPELNFSRVEERSDWNTLIRIDHQLTQNHTWAARWLRESAPQFPVIGTRQTEASFQDETDLDQTAVFTLTSVLGNSRVNTVRIARTWEHWWHANECARAQGDEAVQDQSLCPPQLDYLEFLGQASTELQGPWDSNWQVEDDVSWYVPTRRGDHEFKLGARYNFTELERVSGINRNGTFRFNTNAPFDAADPRTYPERLTIRVPNAFREFVKNHTFEAFVQDKWRVGRNTISLGLRYDLEVIPLDETDNPLFAGAGYPVDKNNVAPRLGFTRALDEQNRSVLRAGYGIFYNRTILGAIDDVVEFSKFTESAVLQFPNNNADPGPSRGQFPTDPWLVNGPFINQALMNQRYPAGARIRNAGVVIFDAPGRQQPYAHQMTVGYTRQFGQSVAVSADYVKSLNRDMFLARNLNPMRRVDTTRTGAITRSDAFGVLGEAYSQQVWVMENTGKNDYDALNLQVEKRLSHNWSGRVSYSLGYSRGTAENQADKNTYQVGTDLRLDDWSGPSQVDRRHILSVSGQVDIPKTWGMNVSATARYMSGAPFTIFDSSIDADQNGELVDPLPAGTYSGTALNAMKDVKNDGGRNGAYGPDYFQLDLRAGWRVRTRENHALNVFFDIFNVTNRANFDNPSGDRRVASTFLVRTNLRGGGGFPRQAQFGVRYQF, from the coding sequence ATGCGCGGTGTTCGACTCGGTCTGGCAGTAGCACTCGTCCTGGCGGCGGCCACGTCGCTCTCGGCCCAACAAGGCACGTCACAGATCGCGGGCAAGGTCACCGACGAACAAGGCGCGGTGCTGCCCGGGGTCACGCTCGTCGTGACCAACGAGGAGACCGGCGTCTTCCGCGAGGTCTCGACCGGCGCGTCGGGCGCCTTCTTCGTCTCCCAGATCGTGCCCGGGCGCTACAAGCTCCGGGCGACGCTGGAGGGCTTCGCGCCCTTCGACCGCACGGGGCTCCTCGTGCAGGTGGGCAACACGGTCACCGTGGATCTCACCCTGAAGGTCGGATCGTTGTCCGAGACCGTCGAGGTGACGGGCGCGTCGCCCCTCGTGGACACCAGCAGCACGAGCGTCGGCGGCAACATCGGCACGGCGGAGCTCTCCACGCTGCCGGCCATCAACCGGAACTACTTCTCGGCCGTCGCGCTCCTGCCGGGCGTGCAGTTCACGCCCTCCAACCAGATGGGGAACGACACGATCATCGCCGGCGGGCAGACGTCGCAGAACACCAACGTCTCCGTCGACGGCGGCTACAACGCCGACGACGCGCTGGGCACGAGCTCCGGCGCGCAGGTCCGGACGCCGCTCGAGGCCATCCAGGAGTTCCAGGTGGTCACGGGCATGTACGACGCGGAGTTCGGACGCGCGAGCGGCGCGGTCGTCAACGCCGTGACCAAGGTGGGCACGAACGAGTTCCGGGGCGTCCTCTTCGGCTACTCGGCGTTCAACCAGCTCACGTCACGCGACTTCTTCGTGAAGCAGAACGACCTGCCGAAGCCCACCGTGACCAAGCGCGAGTGGGGCGGCGTGGTCGGCGGGCCCATCGTGAAGAACAAGATGCACTTCTTCCTGAGCCTCGAGCGCCAGGTGGACAACCCGAACCGATCGCGCGTGTTCTCGTCCCGGCCCGAGCTGAACTTCTCGCGCGTCGAGGAGCGGTCGGACTGGAACACGCTCATCCGTATCGACCATCAGCTGACCCAGAACCACACCTGGGCCGCGCGCTGGCTGCGCGAGTCGGCGCCGCAGTTTCCCGTGATCGGCACCCGCCAGACGGAGGCGTCGTTCCAGGACGAGACCGACCTCGACCAGACGGCTGTCTTCACCCTGACGAGCGTGCTCGGCAACTCGCGCGTGAACACCGTGCGCATCGCCAGGACGTGGGAGCACTGGTGGCACGCCAACGAGTGCGCGCGGGCCCAGGGCGACGAGGCCGTGCAGGACCAGTCACTCTGCCCGCCGCAGCTCGACTACCTGGAGTTCCTCGGCCAGGCCAGCACGGAACTGCAGGGGCCGTGGGACTCGAACTGGCAGGTCGAGGACGACGTGTCGTGGTACGTCCCGACCAGGCGCGGCGACCACGAGTTCAAGCTGGGCGCCCGCTACAATTTCACGGAGCTCGAGCGTGTGTCGGGCATCAACAGGAACGGCACCTTCCGTTTCAACACGAACGCGCCGTTCGACGCCGCCGATCCCCGCACCTATCCCGAACGGCTCACCATCCGCGTCCCGAACGCCTTCCGGGAGTTCGTGAAGAACCACACCTTCGAGGCGTTCGTCCAGGACAAGTGGCGCGTGGGCCGGAACACCATCAGCCTCGGCCTGCGCTACGACCTGGAGGTGATTCCGCTCGACGAGACCGACAACCCCCTGTTCGCGGGGGCCGGCTATCCCGTGGACAAGAACAACGTCGCGCCGCGCCTCGGCTTCACCCGTGCGCTGGACGAGCAGAACCGTTCGGTCCTTCGCGCCGGCTACGGGATCTTCTACAACCGCACCATCCTCGGCGCGATCGACGACGTCGTGGAGTTCTCGAAGTTCACCGAGTCGGCGGTACTGCAGTTCCCGAACAACAACGCCGATCCCGGACCCAGCCGCGGGCAGTTCCCGACGGATCCGTGGCTGGTGAACGGCCCGTTCATCAACCAGGCGCTGATGAACCAGCGGTACCCGGCCGGCGCGCGCATCAGGAACGCCGGCGTCGTGATCTTCGACGCGCCCGGCCGGCAGCAGCCGTACGCGCACCAGATGACGGTGGGCTACACCCGGCAGTTCGGGCAGTCCGTGGCCGTGAGCGCCGATTACGTCAAGTCGCTGAACCGCGACATGTTCCTGGCGCGCAACCTCAACCCGATGCGGCGCGTGGACACGACACGGACCGGCGCCATCACCCGGAGCGACGCGTTCGGCGTGCTCGGCGAGGCCTACAGCCAGCAGGTGTGGGTGATGGAGAACACCGGCAAGAACGACTACGACGCCCTGAACCTGCAGGTGGAGAAGCGCCTGTCGCACAACTGGTCGGGCCGGGTGTCCTACTCGCTGGGCTACTCGCGCGGCACGGCCGAGAACCAGGCCGACAAGAACACCTACCAGGTGGGCACCGATCTCCGTCTGGACGACTGGTCCGGGCCCAGCCAGGTGGACCGCCGTCACATCCTGTCGGTGAGCGGGCAGGTGGACATCCCGAAGACGTGGGGCATGAACGTCTCCGCCACCGCCCGCTACATGAGCGGGGCGCCCTTCACGATCTTCGACAGCAGCATCGACGCGGACCAGAACGGCGAGCTCGTCGACCCGCTGCCGGCCGGCACCTACAGCGGCACCGCCCTGAACGCGATGAAGGACGTGAAGAACGACGGCGGGCGCAACGGCGCCTACGGACCCGACTACTTCCAGCTGGATCTTCGCGCCGGCTGGCGGGTGCGGACCCGCGAGAACCATGCCCTCAACGTCTTCTTCGACATCTTCAACGTGACGAACCGCGCGAACTTCGACAACCCGTCGGGCGACCGTCGCGTGGCGTCGACGTTCCTGGTGCGGACGAACCTGCGCGGCGGCGGCGGCTT